In Drosophila teissieri strain GT53w chromosome 2R, Prin_Dtei_1.1, whole genome shotgun sequence, the following proteins share a genomic window:
- the LOC122614273 gene encoding E3 ubiquitin-protein ligase RNF125 — protein MVQQSLDATNCDCCSEGGDAPSSCNAGQDGEPDLCALCLDRIQIPEKLHCNHAFCKSCLSLYREARNWVAKRCPICRRRLDMEDQVSRRLHDDWRLLGFMMLPLMLLSLGPFYLLLLYW, from the exons ATGGTACAGCAGAGCCTCGATGCGACGAACTGCGACTGCTGCAGCGAGGGCGGCGATGCTCCATCGTCTTGCAATGCGGGTCAGGATGGGGAGCCGGATTTGTGTGCCCTTTGCCTGGATCGCATACAGATTCCGGAGAAGCTGCACTGCAACCACGCGTTCTGCAAGAGCTGCTTATCACTGTACAGGGAAGCCCGCAACTGGGTGGCCAAGCGCTGCCCCATCTGCCGGCGCCGCCTGGACATGGAGGACCAGGTGTCCAGGCGGCTGCACGAT GACTGGCGTCTCCTTGGTTTCATGATGCTACCGCTGATGCTGCTCAGTCTGGGCCCTTTCTATTTGCTGTTGCTCTACTGGTGA
- the LOC122614444 gene encoding gamma-butyrobetaine dioxygenase encodes MFQADRRDLSCQPPKLASPPDQQDQPRLVQVPGPDGQDMQFPDIWLRDNCRCKECYLPQTLSRLPQLWNHLDTSVRVMRQSVDVDQEVLCVEWSDGHASQYPFSWLRERDFSSARRQRYLRDFYRPEQKLWSGLDFEQVRQVFYYQELITCDSALQQWLHHLAVFGVALVKEAPLDMDVLRRLSNRVGFMRRTTYGEEFSVRAQPGASNYAYLAAPLPLHTDMPYFEYLPGVTMLHTLEQSASPGGVNLLADAFYVAELMRQRCPEQFRALCQTPVDWADIGSDGDLQFHNIWRAPVINLDAEGRCVRINHSIPQRDSHFSVPVEQVRPWYEAMATFVGLAHEHSCRFKTTPGDVLTFDNLRLVHGRTGYDDTDRNVRHILGAFVDWDIVYSRLRVLRSASVTSRPPDAP; translated from the exons ATGTTCCAAGCGGACCGCCGAGATCTGTCCTGCCAGCCGCCCAAGTTGGCTTCGCCGCCGGATCAGCAGGATCAGCCGCGGCTGGTGCAGGTTCCGGGTCCTGATGGCCAGGACATGCAGTTCCCGGACATCTGGCTGCGTGACAACTGCCGCTGCAAGGAGTGCTATCTGCCGCAGACGCTGAGTAGGTTGCCCCAGCTGTGGAACCACCTGGACACCAGTGTGCGGGTCATGCGGCAGAGCGTGGACGTGGACCAGGAGGTCCTGTGTGTGGAGTGGTCCGATGGACATGCCTCCCAGTATCCGTTTAGTTGGCTGAGGGAGCGGGACTTCTCATCTGCCAGGCGCCAGCGTTACCTGCGCGACTTTTACCGCCCGGAGCAGAAGCTGTGGAGCGGTCTGGACTTTGAGCAAGTTCGCCAGGTGTTCTACTACCAGGAACTGATCACTTGCGACTCGGCGTTGCAGCAGTGGCTCCACCACCTCGCAGTTTTCGGCGTAGCCCTGGTCAAGGAAGCGCCCCTGGACATGGACGTCCTTCGGAGATTGTCCAACCGCGTGGGCTTCATGCGGCGCACCACCTACGGAGAGGAGTTCAGTGTGCGGGCTCAGCCCGGAGCCAGTAACTACGCCTACTTGGCCGCACCCCTGCCGCTCCACACGGACATGCCCTACTTTGAGTACCTGCCCGGAGTGACCATGCTGCACACCCTGGAGCAGTCCGCCTCGCCCGGCGGCGTCAACCTGCTGGCCGATGCCTTCTACGTGGCGGAGCTGATGCGGCAACGCTGTCCGGAGCAATTCCGGGCTCTCTGCCAGACGCCGGTGGATTGGGCGGACATCGGGAGCGACGGCGATCTGCAGTTCCACAATATCTGGAGGGCACCGGTCATCAA CTTGGACGCGGAGGGCAGGTGTGTGCGCATCAACCACAGCATTCCGCAGCGCGACAGCCACTTCAGCGTGCCGGTGGAGCAGGTGCGTCCGTGGTACGAGGCGATGGCCACCTTCGTGGGCCTGGCCCACGAGCACTCGTGCAGATTCAAGACCACGCCCGGCGACGTGCTCACGTTCGACAATCTGCGCCTGGTCCACGGACGAACCGGCTACGACGACACGGACCGCAATGTGCGCCACATCCTGGGCGCCTTCGTCGACTGGGACATCGTGTACTCGCGCCTGAGGGTCCTGCGGAGTGCCAGCGTCACCTCCAGGCCACCTGATGCTCCTTAG